The following proteins are encoded in a genomic region of Maledivibacter sp.:
- the ggt gene encoding gamma-glutamyltransferase has translation MDKLMERRSIGNKAMVSSGKAQASQIGIDILKKGGNAIDAAVAVGFALGVCEPATSGLGGGGFMTIVTPAIGKPIFVDFREAAPEKASPHMWEIGDDGKVVNRENAIGAKSVSTPGEVAGMIYALEKYGTMNLAEVMEPAIRLAEEGIVVTKMMEGMLSEYAEHLGKSKDASRIFLRNNNYYKAGDIFTNVDLANSLREISTGGKEKFYRGKIADAIIETINDKGGIMTHNDLKKYEVELKKPVIGSYRGYKIISSPPPSSGGTHIIQTLNILERFDVGKLEVNSCEYLHLFSEVFKLSYADRVKFMGDTNFVDVPLNGLGSKEYAKILSNRIDPNRSQNPNIYDPWTYEHHDTTHYSIADSEGNLVSVTKTINHFFGSCLVAKDTGILLNDTMADFSIKRNDVNSVDSGKKSLSTMAPTIILKDDKPFAVIGSPGGARIINIVVQVISKLIDHDMDIQDAISSPRITQNTSNDMFYEDRISNSVIDKLSNMGHDMKKRLPWDKKMGGVNGIRFMEDGTIIGGADPRRDGKAMGL, from the coding sequence ATGGATAAATTGATGGAAAGAAGAAGTATAGGAAACAAGGCTATGGTTTCCAGTGGTAAAGCACAAGCCTCCCAAATAGGAATAGATATTCTTAAAAAGGGAGGGAATGCCATAGATGCAGCAGTGGCTGTGGGTTTTGCCCTAGGGGTATGTGAGCCTGCTACATCGGGCTTAGGGGGTGGCGGGTTTATGACCATAGTTACTCCTGCTATAGGCAAGCCAATCTTTGTTGATTTCAGAGAAGCAGCTCCTGAAAAAGCAAGTCCCCATATGTGGGAAATTGGCGATGATGGCAAGGTAGTTAATAGGGAAAATGCTATAGGAGCAAAATCCGTAAGCACCCCTGGAGAAGTAGCCGGTATGATATATGCTTTGGAAAAATATGGAACGATGAACCTCGCTGAGGTTATGGAACCTGCTATTAGATTAGCTGAGGAAGGCATAGTTGTAACTAAGATGATGGAAGGAATGCTAAGTGAATATGCTGAGCATTTAGGAAAAAGCAAGGATGCGTCTAGGATTTTTTTAAGAAATAATAATTACTATAAAGCGGGAGATATATTTACAAATGTAGATTTAGCAAATAGTTTAAGAGAAATTTCAACGGGAGGGAAAGAAAAATTTTATAGGGGCAAAATAGCCGATGCAATAATTGAGACTATTAATGATAAGGGTGGGATAATGACCCATAATGACCTTAAAAAATATGAAGTTGAATTAAAGAAACCTGTAATAGGAAGCTATAGAGGATATAAGATTATATCTTCACCACCTCCTAGTTCTGGAGGTACCCATATAATTCAGACATTAAATATATTAGAAAGATTTGATGTAGGAAAACTGGAAGTGAATTCCTGTGAGTATTTACATTTGTTTTCAGAGGTTTTTAAATTATCCTATGCCGATAGAGTAAAATTTATGGGTGATACAAATTTTGTTGATGTTCCCTTAAATGGTCTTGGCTCCAAGGAATATGCTAAGATTTTATCAAATAGAATAGACCCCAATAGATCTCAAAATCCTAATATCTATGATCCTTGGACCTATGAACATCATGATACCACCCATTATTCCATAGCGGATTCTGAGGGAAATCTTGTATCAGTAACTAAAACAATCAATCATTTTTTTGGATCTTGTTTAGTGGCAAAGGATACAGGAATTCTGCTTAATGATACTATGGCGGATTTCTCAATAAAAAGGAATGATGTAAACTCAGTGGATAGTGGGAAGAAATCCTTAAGTACCATGGCACCTACTATTATTCTAAAGGATGATAAACCCTTCGCAGTAATAGGGTCTCCCGGTGGAGCAAGAATAATAAATATTGTAGTCCAAGTCATATCTAAGTTGATTGATCATGATATGGACATTCAAGATGCAATTAGTTCTCCTAGAATTACACAGAATACCAGCAACGATATGTTTTATGAAGATAGGATATCAAATTCAGTTATTGACAAATTATCTAATATGGGGCACGATATGAAAAAACGCCTTCCATGGGATAAGAAAATGGGCGGTGTTAACGGAATAAGATTTATGGAGGATGGTACTATAATCGGAGGTGCTGATCCTAGAAGAGATGGTAAAGCTATGGGATTATAG